Proteins encoded by one window of Chloroflexaceae bacterium:
- the murC gene encoding UDP-N-acetylmuramate--L-alanine ligase: MHYHIIGIAGSGMSAIAAILLDQGHTVSGSDLNANRLTAALAVRGAVIYQGHAPAHVAGADAVLATAAVRPDHLELVAARDAGIPVLGRADLWREWSRQRLVVAVAGTHGKTTTSAMIAVALRGAGIEAGYLIGAEVPDLGGNAAWGRPEAPLVIEADEYDRVFLALRPAIAVITNVEWDHPDIYPSAEEYAAAFARFAALAPSPDRVVLCSDDPGALGLGLAGAMLYGIEEAMAADPVSCRLAPFDWSASGVAPTADGGVRFDLWRYNRQRFAQQRLGSLSLRLPGSHNVRNALAALAVCALLQAPLDAGARALAAFRGTARRFEIKGEAAGVTVVDDYAHHPTEARATLEAARMRFPGRRLVLYLQPHTFSRTAALLDEWPAACAAADLVRVGDVYAAREQGDAPGLARALAERVAALGLDARYAGGLEAAARLLAVEVQSGDVVLTLGAGDGDRVGVLLLEHLRAR; this comes from the coding sequence ATGCATTACCACATCATCGGCATCGCCGGGTCGGGCATGAGCGCCATTGCTGCGATCTTGCTCGACCAGGGCCACACCGTCAGCGGGTCGGATCTGAATGCCAACCGCCTTACCGCGGCCCTGGCCGTCCGCGGGGCCGTAATCTACCAGGGCCACGCTCCGGCCCACGTCGCCGGCGCTGATGCAGTGCTGGCCACCGCCGCCGTGCGTCCCGACCATCTGGAGCTCGTCGCGGCGCGCGACGCGGGCATTCCCGTGCTCGGTCGGGCCGACCTGTGGCGCGAGTGGTCGCGGCAACGGCTGGTGGTGGCCGTCGCCGGCACCCATGGCAAGACGACCACCAGCGCCATGATCGCCGTGGCCCTGCGCGGGGCCGGTATCGAGGCGGGCTACCTGATCGGCGCCGAAGTCCCTGACCTGGGTGGCAACGCCGCCTGGGGCCGCCCCGAGGCGCCTCTGGTGATCGAGGCCGATGAGTACGACCGGGTTTTCCTGGCCCTGCGCCCCGCCATCGCGGTGATCACTAACGTAGAGTGGGATCATCCCGACATCTACCCCTCCGCCGAGGAGTACGCCGCGGCCTTCGCCCGCTTCGCCGCCCTGGCGCCTTCCCCCGACCGGGTGGTGCTCTGCAGCGATGATCCGGGGGCCCTTGGCCTCGGTCTGGCCGGGGCGATGCTCTACGGCATCGAGGAGGCCATGGCCGCCGATCCGGTCTCGTGCCGCCTGGCGCCATTCGACTGGTCGGCCAGCGGCGTGGCGCCCACTGCTGACGGCGGCGTGCGCTTCGATCTGTGGCGCTACAACCGGCAACGCTTCGCCCAGCAGCGCCTTGGCAGCCTCAGCCTGCGCCTGCCCGGTTCCCATAACGTCCGCAATGCCCTGGCGGCCCTGGCCGTCTGCGCGCTGCTTCAGGCGCCCCTCGACGCTGGCGCGCGCGCCCTCGCCGCTTTCCGCGGCACGGCGCGGCGCTTCGAGATCAAGGGCGAAGCTGCGGGCGTTACCGTAGTTGATGACTACGCTCACCACCCTACCGAGGCCCGCGCGACGCTGGAAGCGGCGCGGATGCGCTTTCCAGGTCGGCGGCTGGTGCTCTACCTGCAGCCGCACACCTTCAGCCGCACCGCCGCCCTGCTCGATGAGTGGCCCGCCGCCTGCGCCGCTGCCGATCTGGTGCGCGTTGGCGATGTATACGCCGCTCGCGAGCAGGGCGACGCCCCGGGCCTTGCCCGCGCCCTGGCCGAACGGGTCGCCGCCCTCGGCCTCGACGCTCGCTACGCTGGTGGCCTCGAAGCCGCCGCCCGCCTCCTCGCCGTCGAGGTGCAATCGGGCGATGTCGTGCTCACCCTTGGCGCCGGCGATGGCGACCGCGTCGGTGTCCTGCTGCTGGAGCATTTGCGTGCCAGATGA